In the Sphaerodactylus townsendi isolate TG3544 linkage group LG10, MPM_Stown_v2.3, whole genome shotgun sequence genome, one interval contains:
- the CNOT7 gene encoding CCR4-NOT transcription complex subunit 7: MPAATVDHSQRICEVWACNLDEEMKKIRQVIRKFNYVAMDTEFPGVVARPIGEFRSNADYQYQLLRCNVDLLKIIQLGLTFMNEQGEYPPGTSTWQFNFKFNLTEDMYAQDSIELLTTSGIQFKKHEEEGIETQYFAELLMTSGVVLCEGVKWLSFHSGYDFGYLIKILTNSNLPEEEMDFFEILRLFFPVIYDVKYLMKSCKNLKGGLQEVAEQLELERIGPQHQAGSDSLLTGMAFFKMREMFFEDHIDDAKYCGHLYGLGSASSYVQNGTGNAYEEEASKQS, translated from the exons ATGCCAGCAGCTACGGTAGATCACAGCCAAAGAATTTGTGAAGTTTGGGCTTGTAACCTGgatgaagaaatgaagaaaatcCGCCAAGTTATACGGAAGTTTAACTACGTTGCTATG GATACAGAATTTCCAGGAGTAGTTGCAAGGCCTATTGGCGAATTCAGAAGCAACGCAGACTATCAGTACCAACTACTCCGCTGTAACGTGGACTTACTAAAGATAATTCAGCTAGGATTGACATTTATGAATGAGCAAGGCGAATATCCTCCAGGAActtcaacatggcaatttaattttaaatttaatttaac AGAGGACATGTATGCCCAAGACTCTATAGAACTGCTAACAACATCTGGAATCCAGTTCAAAAAACATGAGGAAGAAGGAATCGAAACACAGTACTTTGCTGAACTTCTAATGACGTCGGGTGTAGTACTGTGTGAAGGTGTCAAGTGGCTTTCATTTCATAG TGGCTATGATTTCGGCTATCTAATCAAGATCCTGACGAATTCCAATTTACCTGAAGAGGAGATGGACTTCTTTGAGATACTGAGATTGTTTTTCCCTGTCATTTATGATGTGAAGTACCTTATGAAGAGTTGCAAAAATCTCAAG GGTGGATTGCAAGAAGTAGCTGAACAATTAGAGTTGGAGAGGATAGGACCACAGCATCAGGCAGGGTCTGACTCTCTACTAACAGGCATGGCTTTCTTCAAAATGAGAGAG atgttctttgAAGATCACATTGACGATGCCAAGTACTGCGGTCACTTGTACGGTCTCGGTTCCGCTTCATCTTATGTACAGAACGGGACGGGCAATGCATATGAAGAAGAAGCCAGCAAGCAATCATGA